One genomic segment of Canis lupus baileyi chromosome 33, mCanLup2.hap1, whole genome shotgun sequence includes these proteins:
- the HNRNPDL gene encoding heterogeneous nuclear ribonucleoprotein D-like isoform X1, which translates to MEVPPRLSHVPPPLFPSAPATLASRSLSHWRPRAPRQLAPLLPSLASSSARQGARRAQRHVTAQQPSRLAGGAAIKGGRRRRPDLFRRHFKSSSIQRSAAAAAATRTARQHPPADNSAAMEDMNEYSNIEEFAEGSKINASKNQQDDGKMFIGGLSWDTSKKDLTEYLSRFGEVVDCTIKTDPVTGRSRGFGFVLFKDAASVDKVLELKEHKLDGKLIDPKRAKALKGKEPPKKVFVGGLSPDTSEEQIKEYFGAFGEIENIELPMDTKTNERRGFCFITYTDEEPVKKLLESRYHQIGSGKCEIKVAQPKEVYRQQQQQQKGGRGAAAGGRGGTRGRGRGQGQNWNQGFNNYYDQGYGNYNSAYGGDQNYSGYGGYDYTGYNYGNYGYGQGYADYSGQQSTYGKASRGGGNHQNNYQPY; encoded by the exons ATGGAGGTCCCGCCCCGGCTCTCCCATGTGCCGCCGCCATTGTTCCCCTCCGCTCCCGCGACTTTAGCCTCCCGCAGCCTTTCCCATTGGCGGCCGCGGGCGCCGCGGCAGCTCGCCCCGCTCCTCCCTTCGCTCGCTTCCAGCTCGGCCCGGCAGGGGGCGCGCCGGGCCCAACGCCACGTCACCGCCCAGCAGCCCTCCCGATTGGCGGGCGGGGCGGCTATAAAGGGAGGGCGCAGGCGGCGCCCGGATCTCTTCCGCCGCCATTTTAAATCCAGCTCCATACAACGCtccgccgccgctgctgccgcGACCCGGACTGCGCGCCAGCACCCCCCGGCCGACAACTCCGCCGCCATGGAGGACATGAACGAGTACAGCAACATAGAGGAGTTCGCAGAGGGATCCAAGATCAACGCGAGCAAGAATCAGCAGGATGACGG TAAAATGTTTATTGGAGGCTTGAGCTGGGATACAAGCAAGAAAGATCTGACTGAATATTTGTCTCGATTTGGGGAAGTTGTAGACTGTACAATTAAGACAGATCCAGTGACTGGAAGATCAAGAGGATTTGGATTTGTGCTTTTCAAAGATGCTGCTAGTGTTGATAAG GTTTTGGAACTGAAAGAACACAAACTGGATGGCAAGTTGATAGACCCCAAAAGGGCCAAAGCTTTAAAAGGGAAAGAACCCCCAAAAAAGGTTTTTGTGGGTGGATTGAGCCCAGATACTTCCGAAGaacaaattaaagaatattttggagCCTTTGGAGAG ATTGAAAATATTGAACTTCCCATGGATACAAAAACAAACGAAAGaagaggattttgttttattaccTATACAGACGAAGAGCCAGTAAAGAAATTGTTAGAAAGCAGATATCATCAAATTGGTTCTGGGAAG TGTGAAATCAAAGTTGCACAACCCAAAGAGGTATATAggcagcaacagcaacaacaaaaaggaggaagaggtgcTGCAGCTGGTGGACGAGGTGGTACTAGGGGTCGTGGACGAG GTCAGGGCCAAAACTGGAACCAAGGATTTAATAACTATTATGATCAAGGATATGGAAATTACAATAGTGCCTATGGTGGTGATCAAAACTATAGTGGCTATGGCGGCTATGATTATACTGGGTATAACTATGGGAACTATGGATATGGACAGGGATATGCAGACTACAGTG gCCAACAGAGCACTTACGGCAAGGCGTCTAGAGGGGGTGGCAATCACCAAAACAATTACCAGCCATACTAA
- the HNRNPDL gene encoding heterogeneous nuclear ribonucleoprotein D-like isoform X2 has product MEVPPRLSHVPPPLFPSAPATLASRSLSHWRPRAPRQLAPLLPSLASSSARQGARRAQRHVTAQQPSRLAGGAAIKGGRRRRPDLFRRHFKSSSIQRSAAAAAATRTARQHPPADNSAAMEDMNEYSNIEEFAEGSKINASKNQQDDGKMFIGGLSWDTSKKDLTEYLSRFGEVVDCTIKTDPVTGRSRGFGFVLFKDAASVDKVLELKEHKLDGKLIDPKRAKALKGKEPPKKVFVGGLSPDTSEEQIKEYFGAFGEIENIELPMDTKTNERRGFCFITYTDEEPVKKLLESRYHQIGSGKCEIKVAQPKEVYRQQQQQQKGGRGAAAGGRGGTRGRGRGQQSTYGKASRGGGNHQNNYQPY; this is encoded by the exons ATGGAGGTCCCGCCCCGGCTCTCCCATGTGCCGCCGCCATTGTTCCCCTCCGCTCCCGCGACTTTAGCCTCCCGCAGCCTTTCCCATTGGCGGCCGCGGGCGCCGCGGCAGCTCGCCCCGCTCCTCCCTTCGCTCGCTTCCAGCTCGGCCCGGCAGGGGGCGCGCCGGGCCCAACGCCACGTCACCGCCCAGCAGCCCTCCCGATTGGCGGGCGGGGCGGCTATAAAGGGAGGGCGCAGGCGGCGCCCGGATCTCTTCCGCCGCCATTTTAAATCCAGCTCCATACAACGCtccgccgccgctgctgccgcGACCCGGACTGCGCGCCAGCACCCCCCGGCCGACAACTCCGCCGCCATGGAGGACATGAACGAGTACAGCAACATAGAGGAGTTCGCAGAGGGATCCAAGATCAACGCGAGCAAGAATCAGCAGGATGACGG TAAAATGTTTATTGGAGGCTTGAGCTGGGATACAAGCAAGAAAGATCTGACTGAATATTTGTCTCGATTTGGGGAAGTTGTAGACTGTACAATTAAGACAGATCCAGTGACTGGAAGATCAAGAGGATTTGGATTTGTGCTTTTCAAAGATGCTGCTAGTGTTGATAAG GTTTTGGAACTGAAAGAACACAAACTGGATGGCAAGTTGATAGACCCCAAAAGGGCCAAAGCTTTAAAAGGGAAAGAACCCCCAAAAAAGGTTTTTGTGGGTGGATTGAGCCCAGATACTTCCGAAGaacaaattaaagaatattttggagCCTTTGGAGAG ATTGAAAATATTGAACTTCCCATGGATACAAAAACAAACGAAAGaagaggattttgttttattaccTATACAGACGAAGAGCCAGTAAAGAAATTGTTAGAAAGCAGATATCATCAAATTGGTTCTGGGAAG TGTGAAATCAAAGTTGCACAACCCAAAGAGGTATATAggcagcaacagcaacaacaaaaaggaggaagaggtgcTGCAGCTGGTGGACGAGGTGGTACTAGGGGTCGTGGACGAG gCCAACAGAGCACTTACGGCAAGGCGTCTAGAGGGGGTGGCAATCACCAAAACAATTACCAGCCATACTAA